A window of Theropithecus gelada isolate Dixy chromosome 14, Tgel_1.0, whole genome shotgun sequence contains these coding sequences:
- the COLCA2 gene encoding colorectal cancer-associated protein 2 isoform X1 codes for MLCETLKMLHLCFSPCPGALPGAESLQLQHPATDPAPADHDVGWSAKKAEKRGEGERAEGKDRRERGREFLVPGPFTRVRLAGPSPAEDWAGQTSPLAPGLASRPRAHRGRRLYRSHTWPEKPKVYQGVRVKITVKELLQQRRAHQAASGGTRSGGSSVHLSDPVAPSSAGLYFEPEPISSTPTYFQRGEFSSCVSCEENSSCLDQIFDSYFQTEMHPEPLLNSTQSAPHHFPDSFQATPFCFNQSLIPGSPSNSSTLSGSLDYSYSPAQLHSYAPENYNSPASLDTGTCGYPPEDHSYHHLPSHAQYSCFSSATASICYCASCEAEDLDALQAAEYFYPSTHCVDFAPSAAATSDFYKRETNCDICYS; via the exons ATGCTttgtgaaactttaaaaatgttgcatctctgcttctctccctgcCCAGGAGCCCTCCCAGGCGCTGAGTCCCTGCAGCTGCAGCATCCAGCCACCGACCCAGCTCCTGCTGACCACGATGTCGG ATGGAGCGCGAAAAAGGCGGagaaaaggggagagggagagcgcgcagaaggaaaagacagaagggagagagggagggagttcCTCGTGCCTGGCCCCTTTACTAGGGTCCGTCTGGCAGGTCCCTCGCCGGCCGAGGACTGGGCTGGCCAAACCTCACCGCTTGCTCCAGGGCTGGCTTCCAGACCAAGGGCACACAGAGGTCGGAGACTGTACAGAAGCCATACCTGGCCAG AAAAACCGAAGGTGTATCAAGGTGTCCGAGTGAAGATCACAGTGAAGGAGCTGCTGCAGCAAAGACGGGCACACCAGGCGGCCTCCGGGGGAACC CGGTCCGGAGGCAGCAGTGTCCACCTTTCAGATCCAGTTGCACCATCTTCTGCAG gACTGTATTTTGAGCCTGAACCAATTTCTTCCACGCCCACTTATTTTCAACGGGGAGAATTTTCCAGTTGTGTTTCATGTGAAGAAAACTCAAGCTGCCTCGACCAGATCTTTGATTCCTACTTTCAGACAGAGATGCACCCGGAGCCTTTGCTCAATTCCACACAAAGTGCTCCACACCATTTCCCAGACAGCTTCCAGGCCACCCCTTTCTGCTTTAACCAGAGCCTG ATCCCAGGATCACCTTCAAATTCCTCCACGCTCTCTGGCTCCTTAGACTACAGTTACTCACCAGCTCAGCTGCATTCATATGCTCCAGAGAATTACAATTCCCCTGCTTCTCTGGACACCGGAACCTGTGGCTACCCCCCAGAAGACCATTCCTACCACCACTTGCCCTCACACGCCCAGTACAGCTGCTTCTCCTCAGCCACCGCCTCCATCTGCTACTGCGCATCGTGTGAGGCAGAGGACTTGGATGCTCTCCAGGCGGCAGAGTACTTCTACCCGAGCACACACTGTGTGGACTTTGCCCCCTCAGCAGCCGCCACCAGTGATTTCTATAAGAGGGAAACAAACTGTGACATCTGCTATAGTTAA
- the COLCA2 gene encoding colorectal cancer-associated protein 2 isoform X2 translates to MSEKPKVYQGVRVKITVKELLQQRRAHQAASGGTRSGGSSVHLSDPVAPSSAGLYFEPEPISSTPTYFQRGEFSSCVSCEENSSCLDQIFDSYFQTEMHPEPLLNSTQSAPHHFPDSFQATPFCFNQSLIPGSPSNSSTLSGSLDYSYSPAQLHSYAPENYNSPASLDTGTCGYPPEDHSYHHLPSHAQYSCFSSATASICYCASCEAEDLDALQAAEYFYPSTHCVDFAPSAAATSDFYKRETNCDICYS, encoded by the exons ATGTCGG AAAAACCGAAGGTGTATCAAGGTGTCCGAGTGAAGATCACAGTGAAGGAGCTGCTGCAGCAAAGACGGGCACACCAGGCGGCCTCCGGGGGAACC CGGTCCGGAGGCAGCAGTGTCCACCTTTCAGATCCAGTTGCACCATCTTCTGCAG gACTGTATTTTGAGCCTGAACCAATTTCTTCCACGCCCACTTATTTTCAACGGGGAGAATTTTCCAGTTGTGTTTCATGTGAAGAAAACTCAAGCTGCCTCGACCAGATCTTTGATTCCTACTTTCAGACAGAGATGCACCCGGAGCCTTTGCTCAATTCCACACAAAGTGCTCCACACCATTTCCCAGACAGCTTCCAGGCCACCCCTTTCTGCTTTAACCAGAGCCTG ATCCCAGGATCACCTTCAAATTCCTCCACGCTCTCTGGCTCCTTAGACTACAGTTACTCACCAGCTCAGCTGCATTCATATGCTCCAGAGAATTACAATTCCCCTGCTTCTCTGGACACCGGAACCTGTGGCTACCCCCCAGAAGACCATTCCTACCACCACTTGCCCTCACACGCCCAGTACAGCTGCTTCTCCTCAGCCACCGCCTCCATCTGCTACTGCGCATCGTGTGAGGCAGAGGACTTGGATGCTCTCCAGGCGGCAGAGTACTTCTACCCGAGCACACACTGTGTGGACTTTGCCCCCTCAGCAGCCGCCACCAGTGATTTCTATAAGAGGGAAACAAACTGTGACATCTGCTATAGTTAA
- the COLCA2 gene encoding colorectal cancer-associated protein 2 isoform X3 encodes MHPEPLLNSTQSAPHHFPDSFQATPFCFNQSLIPGSPSNSSTLSGSLDYSYSPAQLHSYAPENYNSPASLDTGTCGYPPEDHSYHHLPSHAQYSCFSSATASICYCASCEAEDLDALQAAEYFYPSTHCVDFAPSAAATSDFYKRETNCDICYS; translated from the exons ATGCACCCGGAGCCTTTGCTCAATTCCACACAAAGTGCTCCACACCATTTCCCAGACAGCTTCCAGGCCACCCCTTTCTGCTTTAACCAGAGCCTG ATCCCAGGATCACCTTCAAATTCCTCCACGCTCTCTGGCTCCTTAGACTACAGTTACTCACCAGCTCAGCTGCATTCATATGCTCCAGAGAATTACAATTCCCCTGCTTCTCTGGACACCGGAACCTGTGGCTACCCCCCAGAAGACCATTCCTACCACCACTTGCCCTCACACGCCCAGTACAGCTGCTTCTCCTCAGCCACCGCCTCCATCTGCTACTGCGCATCGTGTGAGGCAGAGGACTTGGATGCTCTCCAGGCGGCAGAGTACTTCTACCCGAGCACACACTGTGTGGACTTTGCCCCCTCAGCAGCCGCCACCAGTGATTTCTATAAGAGGGAAACAAACTGTGACATCTGCTATAGTTAA